One Dermacentor albipictus isolate Rhodes 1998 colony chromosome 10, USDA_Dalb.pri_finalv2, whole genome shotgun sequence genomic window, ATTTAAATCTAACTTACTGTCTCGGTTTCCCTTTCTTTTCGCTGACGCTCTACCAGTATGCCAGCTTTTTCAACCGCTTCCTCCATTCTTTGTTCACGCTTTTGAAGTGtggatatttgtgcactttagccgccaaTTTATTTGCATCCGTGTTCCTGATTCGTTTCTCAAAATTAATTtcgctctgcgcttctctgacctatttgtttattcatttattcagttacctcacaggctcccgaaggagtattgcgtgagagGAGGATACAGTGATAGCTGGTGAAGATGCAAGAACAAATCTCTCACAATATTAACGCAATacaaaacaaacagacaaacaaagaaacaaacaaaataaaaaagaactatGCAAACTTCAAAAGAGGCTGAACCCCCTTTGCCTCTACTGCTTCATTTGGTGTtttcagattttcgacgaccgctgACAACCGTTGCAGCCGTTGAGATCGAGTGTTGCTTATTTCGCTggacacaagttcgcccaataatgagttaaatttgtaactcccACTTTTGACACTGCGTCGTTTTTCactgtcactacaacgtgacactATGACGCAGGTTTGATTCTGCCAAACACTTGAGAAGCTTTAAAAGAAtcattcttttttgtcattgaTGAGCGGCGAACACCCAGTGTCTTATACGTAGCGACCCACATTTGTCGAACAGTTAATTTCAAACCATGTTCTCTCAGCATAGGATCCCGCTGCTCCACCCCTCAGACCATGGTCATGCCCCAGCGACCACAAtttggcatgaaagaggttcgtcAAGCACAGAAAGAGAGACACACTTCCCTCAAACTAGGTGAAGTCCACGTAGAATGGTAGTCACATTAAAATTGCGCAAACCTGGTAACACCTGCACAAACTATCTCCGACAAACCATCGAGACGCACAGGATAaaacgaaaccacgtgcacaccAGGCCATGCCAGACATAGAAACTTCGCAGAAGTGCGCCGTACACACGCCATTTTGTCAGCCGTAAGTTTCGTAAGACTGCTGTATATGCTGCAATATCGAAAATGTAAATACACATTTTCTGGCGCGCCAAATGTTCTCCAAGTTTGCCAAATTTTGCATGCTTCCTGCACGACACATATGGCTTAGTATTCAGTGGAAAATTCAAGCCCGAAGCTTCGATTTTAGGGCCCCTTTACAGCAGAGTAGCTGGTCACAGTTTCAATTGATGCCGATGTCTCATGTTTCAAATATGCCTCTCATAAATCGTAGCTTTCTGCTTTTTCGCCTGCTACCTTCCTTGGCAACAGCCTCATACGCACCACACTGTCCATCAAAATCCCGCCTTCCCATTGAGAAAGTTGCTGCCAATACTGCACTAGGGCCGCCTGTACGCTGAAAGTCAAGCTCCTTTTAATCTCACCTAATGTGTACAATTGTTTTTGAGGCTGCTAAGAAAATAAATTTCGCGGGACGAGAGCACGAAAAACTCACCTCCGTAGTCACGTCAGTCTCACCCATTCTGCTAGATTACTTCAGCGCACAAAAGGCAAGACCCGGTGGTTGAGAAGGTGGCGgccagagatgatgatgatgatgatagcctcatattatggctcatacccacactgggggattggccaagaattgcgtgctgaaacgttcacctattttttttttgaagtgaatGAGGCTTCCCTTCTTCTTTCATGAAGTAGTTCTTGGTGTCGatgattggattggatttcctTCTACGAAGGCGCGTACCCACTGCGGGGCATTGGCCAAGATTTTGATGGTACTAGGAAGATGCTGGTGATATTAAATTTGCTAAAACTGTCAAGAGGAAATGCATAAAAAACAACGTTTGAAGGATTTAACAGAGTCGCCCTGAAACAACCATGAATTCCCTCACCCTAGAGAAAACATCTCTGTGGCAATTTCCAAGAGCGAGAGCTCCCAGAGAAAGAATATTCACAATATTAAGAAGTGTAAACCAAGTTGTCTGAACGTTCTTTCTAAAATGTTtttcctaaaaaaagaaaaacggtggCGGAATAAGACAAACTGATTTATGGTTTCATCTTCTACAGAGATTTCCCCAGAGGAAAAGgcgccagaccagccctgtgacgacaAAAATTTAATACTGGTGTTTGGCAACGTAATCAGGTAAGGATCACTTCACATTTCATGGTGTGAAAATAATTTTTGTGCCAAGAGAATAGCAGGTGCCCATATTCTGAAAAGTTGGCTGCAGCCGAGTTCAGAAATTCTAGAGCAATTgcatatctcctgaatctagCAGTAGATCCTTACCATAAAGCAAATGTTTTCTTCATTTAGTGTTTGAGAAGCGACGAGTGGATGAATGGTGTTCTTTCTCAAAAATCACATCTCTGCATACAGAAAGGCATGCGGCTTTCTTTATTAGTTGTCTGACGGCTACAAAcgattattttattgcgatatctaTTATAGGTATACTCTCTACTGAAGATTACCTTAAGATTAAGACTTCCTCGTCTAGAGCTGTGTACAGAAATTCTCTTGTTTCCAAATACTGTCGCATACATACTACGGCCGATTGGCAAAGAAGCAGGTGGTTTCAAGTATGTTTATTAGAATGAAAACACAAATTACATTTGCATAGCAGAGCATGGGTTAAAGAAATATAATCTagaaattagaaaaatattttaAGGAATTTTGAGATAGAATAATTTAGCCAAAGCGGAATAATAGGAATAATTGATAGTTTTAAAAATTCAGCAAGGTACCCTTCGCGGTATCGTTCCCAATAATGTTGTTTGTCCCTCTCCCTGAGTCGCCGCTTCACGCGCGTCCCAGGGCATCGACAGCACCAGCAGTGGGATCGCTCCGTAGAAGTCTCAAAATGTACATCTACCAGATCTGGTATTTTTATTTTGTCATAGATTGTGAGCCGTGCAGTGCACATGCATAAAGATTGCATAAGATTAGTGTTGGGGCCTTCGTGATTAATAAACAGTCATTGCAATAGGTTGCACGCTGCGTGGAATTGTAGGTGACATAATTGTACGTATCGCCGTTACTTGAATACCATTTCACCACTTCGACAAAGCCTCGCTTCACATGGACTGCAATATGAGTATCGCAACTACCTactttgaaagcaaagctttcttgtCCTACTGTCCCTTGTTTGACGTGGCTATTGTCTGGTGGGTTGGTCTGTATCTCGGTGGGTATAATTGTGGATATATGCATGAAGGTTTATGAGCGCCTTAATGAAATTAGCACCCAAGGAGCATATGCGTAATTTTACGTGGACCGATAACGCAGTTCAAGTAAGCGGACCCGTGTTCTGCGTAAATAAAACCTTAACAAATAATGCTGGCTTGCAGGTATTTGTCAAGCCCACCGACTTCCTTCGCAGCCATCTGACGCTGTGCATCCACCTGATTTTTTAAATTTCGATTTCGGCATAGTTTGTGAGTGACACTGCAGTGTCTGCGTGGAGGCGAACACGTACGTTAGGCAGCATGCGTCATACGTCATACGCCAGGCAGGATGCGTCTGCACACGTGCTGCATACGTCAGACACGATGCGCATGCGTACGAATGCGCATGCTGCCTGTAAAGCTAATTACGCGTTGAAGGCGCCCGTCATAATCGCTAGTACTCCCCGCATAACAAAaggctcggtataatttgtgTTCACCCGTGCTTGTgcatacgtgcgtgcgtgcgtgcgtgcgtgcgtgcactcgTGTTTTGACTCTCCGTGCACTCATGCGAAGCTTCGCTGTATGAGCAATCTTATGTACATTTCAACTctttggatctgctgcatttcttttgcaagTTGTGGGGTTCGTGCGGGCAAGGTTTGATATTTAATTAGTTGTTGCCTCTTGCTACATTGATGTTGACGTCCTTTGCTACACAACAGGTTCACGTCACTAGAGTTACCTCAAGTATAGCCAAAATGCTATACGCTGCTTCCCACCTTTGCGCCAGACACGTAGTGGTGCTTTTATCGCATTCACAGTGATGATGTGATCCCAAAGTAGGCGGCTCAACCTCCTGAAATCTTGTTGAAATATTGCAGTGCCGAAATAAAAGTACCGTCTTATAAGTACCACGCGCTAACCACTTGTCGAGgctgcatgaggctctgcggagctccgcccgcGACGACCAAACAtcggcgacccagcacgcccgtgaggcggtGGCGAGGCAGGCCCTCGACGTCCTCTTATGGgaggctttggcccggccatcataaagtgctggttctacaataaaagtttattcacccCCTCCCCGGAAATGAAAGTTCACATTCAAGTGTTTACTGCACGAcccaatgcgcgcgcgcgcacacgcacacacttgtGGTAGGATAAGGGCATCCTACTGATTGAAACAGGCAACCCTTCAATGCCAAACGTTGTTGCCGACAACCGCACGCCCGCCCGGTCAAGCCGAACGCCAAGCCAGCTCTCGCAATCCCATTGGGAGAAACACCGTCGCAGCGCACACGAGCGCTTCTCCCAGGGCGAACAGCCCCTAGGTTATGCAGAGAGGTAGAtgctgcgagagagagagagataaggggCTCTTGTGGAGAAGGAGGAAGGCTAGccctatcttctgcaacccatgcgggagcacggctcatcGTCAGCAGCGTGGGGGAGGTGGGAGTaaaggagagagagggtaggTGGGAaaaaggtagagagagagagagagaaaatgataaatgaaaggtagggaggttaaccaggactgagcccggttggctaggTAGAGGTTCGTCCTAGCAGCATTAGTGCAGCCCGGCCAGGAGGGCCCAGAGGGCCCAGTGGGCCCAATGGGACCCGAGGTGTAGGCTGGAGGTAGACCATATAGGAAATGTCATAGAACCAGAAAGAAGACGAAGCAAACGTAATTGAAGCGGACGCAATTGAAGAAAACAAAGGCGAAGGTACAGGCGGAACTATGACTCAGGAAGCGGCTGAACAATCGAAATTGAAAGTGCGTGGATCACGAGAAACAAGAAGGGCAAGAAGACACTGCAAATACAAAGACACCGgcaaacaagacacgcaaaagaaGGCGCCCAGGCCATCACCGTTGCAGCAACAACGCAGACCCCAGATGCCGCCCCTGCCAGTGGATGACATTAAAATCGTCTACCGCCCGCAATCAGGCCTCGAACTCGCCAAATGGAACATGTCGCTGTGATGCACGTCATCGGTAGAGCGAGAGGACCACTGCAGCAGGATTTCAACTACAAATAATCGGTACAAGTACAGAGAATCGAAAAATTAATCGCAAGCATGGCCGACAGGGAAGACGCCAAGATGCTGATCACTACGAACAAAATAAAGCTCTGAGACACTTAATACAGCGTCAAAGGCAACATACCAATCCCGGAAAATGTCTACAGAGGCGTGATCAATGGCCTCATACCCTGGACGAGCACGGAAGAAATGCACCGGCAAGATACACCGTTCTTCACGCCCGAATGATGGGTCAGTTGACCGCGGCAGTGGTATTCTTAGAAGGACCGCACGTTCCGTACTACATCATCTTCCAGAGCGCAGACGTCCGTTACAGACCATATCGCATGTCAGTGTAGTATTGTCGAATACTACACTGAAATGCGGCAAGACCGCGCACCCAAAAGACCACGACTGCAAATCTACCTGCAAGCCATACGGAGAAGGGCACGAAACTGCAAGTACAGAGTGCAAGAAGAGATTGAAACAAAATCGATAGCCCCGTAAGATACGGCAACGGCACCCCTACAGGCTCCAATAAAGAAAGCAGAAACTCCAGTGGAGTTGACTAAGTATGCGTAAGCCGGCCCCAATTTTCACTTGGacaaccccaaatttcagttaGATCACCgccgcccccaaatttcaagttggcccgggcccaatttaggttggcccaccacaaaatttcaagttggcccatccctAAATTgtagttggcccacctccaaactTCAAGTTGAGCCactttcaagttggcccaccgcTACTGTAAGCTTCCCCACGTGTTTTCTATACGACCCTTTGTATCCGTATGGGTATTCTCTTTtaattgcgatggcaattatatggacactcaaggcacATTTCAGCCGTCGCCGTGCAACCTACCACAGCAGGCCACCGCTACTCTCCTCCGGTGCTACAAcgagtgctgggagaaaggagaactgccaGTGGTATGTATCATACGCAGATCACCATGATCGCGAAGCCCAACTAACTTCTCGGCATGGAGAACATATGCCCCATCTACCTCATTTCATGCATGGGAAAGCTCTTCGAACACATGGTGCACGACCGCATAACCCACTACCTCGAAATTAACGGGCACCTAACGGACACCATGCTCGCCTACATGCAGCAGTTGTCAATGCAGGAAGTACCGTTGCTACCCAAAGAACTCTTCGATCACCTTGACAATAGAAGCAAGTACTCCATACTGGCAGTCGACATTCCGGAGGTCCTTGATAACAACagccacgacgcgatcctcaacaaCATCGAAAGCACCGGTTGCGGCACTAAGACCTTCACACACATCAGAAACTTTCTGAGGGCACGCACGGCAGCCGTCGGGATCTGTAACATTTCCAGTGAAAGCTTCGAACTTCCCAACAGAGGTACCTTGCAAGGGTCGGTCATCTAACCGCTTTTCTTGAACATGGCTATGATGAAGCTACCCAAGCTCCTCGAGACCGTACCAGATCTGTGGCACGCGATATACGGTGATGACATgacgctctggaccagagcttCGAACAATGGAAGGCAAGGAAGTGGCTAATAAGAAGTGCCCCGAAACTGTGGCCTCCGCTGCGCCGCTGAGGAGTCTGTTCACCTCGTTCTGAAAGGAAGAATGAGAGGCAGCAGCCAACTATGAAGAGCCCGATCCCAGCGTCACCCTCAACTGAACAACAACCCCGCAAGTCGAGATTCG contains:
- the LOC139050336 gene encoding uncharacterized protein — its product is MENICPIYLISCMGKLFEHMVHDRITHYLEINGHLTDTMLAYMQQLSMQEVPLLPKELFDHLDNRSKYSILAVDIPEVLDNNSHDAILNNIESTGCGTKTFTHIRNFLRARTAAVGICNISSESFELPNRGTLQGSVI